Proteins encoded by one window of Salvia splendens isolate huo1 chromosome 7, SspV2, whole genome shotgun sequence:
- the LOC121810839 gene encoding premnaspirodiene oxygenase-like, whose amino-acid sequence MRDKLDVIMDEIIERHKRNRRSNSEFGSEDLVDVFLRVQEEGNLKYPITNDSIKAVLKMQDLFIGGTETSLTTIDWAMVELLRRHEAMAKRDPRYWKDPEKFEPERFENSSVDFLGGDHQFLPFGGGKRMCPGMTFGTTTVESVLAQLLYNFDWKLPAGVVRAQDVDMIESNGITAARKDNLFVVATPYK is encoded by the exons ATGCGGGACAAGCTGGATGTGATCATGGATGAGATCATCGAGCGGCATAAGAGAAATCGGCGCTCCAATTCGGAGTTTGGGAGTGAGGATTTGGTTGATGTGTTTCTCAGGGTTCAGGAGGAAGGGAATCTCAAGTATCCTATCACCAATGACAGCATCAAGGCTGTGTT AAAAATGCAGGATTTATTTATAGGTGGAACTGAGACTTCATTGACAACTATTGACTGGGCGATGGTGGAACTGTTGAGGCGCCATGAAGCCATGGCCAAG AGGGACCCGAGGTACTGGAAAGATCCTGAGAAGTTTGAGCCCGAGAGATTCGAGAATTCATCTGTGGATTTTCTTGGCGGTGATCATCAGTTTTTGCCCTTTGGAGGTGGGAAAAGAATGTGCCCTGGGATGACGTTTGGTACGACTACTGTGGAGTCGGTTTTAGCCCAATTGCTCTACAACTTTGATTGGAAACTTCCGGCCGGCGTCGTCAGGGCTCAGGATGTAGACATGATTGAAAGCAATGGGATAACAGCCGCACGGAAAGACAATTTGTTTGTAGTTGCCACTCCGTATAAGTAG
- the LOC121740954 gene encoding transcription factor MYB97-like, with product MAPDVCEGPRNSSKYALKKGPWTAAEDLLLLEYVKKHGEGNWNAVQRNSGLMRCGKSCRLRWANHLRPHLKKGAFSHEEERLIVELHAKMGNKWARMASELPGRTDNEIKNYWNTRLKRRQRAGLPIYPRDIEQEQPERHNPSRGATPNSLSSLLAGSHPRSPSPLITFAKPLYTNSQHLKLYQDSNGGLSLSLDASNPIMSSSTFLNQGLLNQLPIISSIVQFNSLNQVNYGMGALGLPSIQSAAALTPAASSSDAAEEFEAAERSRSGLLEDLFGESRAYCGKRKEGFIGNLHEEEDEEEEGFGFGNGVSSSNESYGGIINPFY from the exons ATGGCTCCGGATGTCTGCGAAGGCCCGAGGAATTCGAGCAAGTACGCGTTGAAGAAGGGGCCGTGGACGGCGGCCGAGGACTTGCTGCTGTTGGAGTACGTGAAGAAGCACGGCGAAGGGAACTGGAACGCGGTGCAAAGGAATTCCGGGCTGATGCGATGCGGGAAGAGCTGTCGGCTGAGATGGGCTAATCATTTGAGGCCTCATCTTAAGAAGGGTGCTTTCTCTCATGAGGAAGAACGCCTCATCGTTGAGCTTCATGCTAAGATGGGAAATAAATGGGCTCGTATGGCTTCTGAG CTTCCGGGGAGAACAGACAACGAGATCAAGAATTACTGGAACACAAGGCTAAAGCGGCGACAACGCGCAGGACTTCCAATCTACCCTCGCGACATAGAGCAAGAGCAACCCGAGCGCCACAACCCATCCCGAGGAGCCACGCCTAATTCGCTCTCGTCCCTCCTCGCCGGGTCCCACCCCCGGAGCCCGTCTCCGTTGATCACCTTCGCAAAGCCTCTCTACACCAACAGCCAGCATCTCAAGCTCTACCAAGACAGCAACGGCGGCCTGTCACTGTCGCTCGACGCCTCGAATCCGATCATGTCTTCATCCACTTTCCTCAATCAAGGATTATTGAATCAATTGCCAATCATTAGTTCAATTGTTCAATTCAATTCTCTAAATCAAGTGAATTATGGAATGGGGGCTCTAGGGCTTCCTTCAATCCAATCGGCGGCGGCCTTGACTCCGGCGGCATCGTCGAGCGACGCGGCGGAGGAGTTTGAGGCGGCGGAGAGGAGTAGAAGCGGGCTGTTGGAGGATTTGTTTGGGGAATCTCGAGCTTATTGTGGGAAAAGAAAAGAGGGTTTTATTGGAAATTTGcatgaagaagaagacgaagaagaagaaggttttggttttgggaatggCGTTTCGAGCTCGAATGAGAGCTATGGAGGTATAATTAATCCTTTTTATTAG
- the LOC121741844 gene encoding DNA repair protein RAD16-like — MRLRSHGDGASSSNGKRKLKYRDGSDAEDYGVEPSSDSDFDVPSDDGEDLLDALDNSAAMFNLNYISEDDGVTKRRKKNSYGKSASSKKVDEEESERCSDADIETGIGIDLGKIEYASGIAEKFLTKRKGKKKKDRPILMWEVLEEENDRWIEENLQMDMDLMNQNEISMETAEPSEDLIIPLLRYQKEWLAWALKQEESSARGGILADEMGMGKTLQAIALVLFKRSISAGISDAYLPSSSGSSSKELPQIKGTLVICPLVAVMQWVREIDRFTAKGSTKVLVYHGANRAKNLYQLSDYDFVITTYAIVEAEYRKYVMPPKDKCQYCGKLFYEHKLKIHLKYMCGPGAVRTAKQAKQQRKDPKGKKMPDLEVNTREINKGNKNGIGCKEMENDDSVDNSDMTSLTTSKGKSILHCAAWERIVLDEAHCIKERRSNTTRAVLALQSRYKWALSGTPLQNRVGELYSLIRFLQIVPYSYYFCKDCDCRTLDYSTAECPGCEHKNVRHFCWWNRYVSTPIQDSGRKGGGRGAMILLKHKILKSLVLRRTKKGRAADLALPPRIVTLRRDSLDVVEEDYYTALYNESQAQFNTYVDAGTLMNNYAHIFDLLTRLRQAVDHPYLVEYSLTSMERKGKAVDTGSDVKCGLCNDTEEDTVVTSCGHTFCKPCLIDFSASMGQNSCPTCSKPLTVDFTANKAGKEPRSKTTVKGFRPSSILNRIRLDDFQTSTKIDALREEIRFMVERDGSAKAIVFSQFSSFLDLIHYALQKSGVQCVQLDGSMSMGARDTAIKKFTEDPSCRVFLMSLKAGGVALNLTVASHVFLMDPWWNPAVERQAQDRIHRIGQFKPIRIVRFIIENTVEERILKLQEKKELVFEGTVGGCSEALAKLTEADLRFLFVT, encoded by the exons ATGAGGCTTCGCTCTCACGGCGATGGCGCTTCTTCTTCCAACG GGAAGCGGAAACTCAAGTACAGAGACGGTTCTGATGCGGAAGATTATGGAGTGGAGCCCTCCTCCGATTCTGATTTTGACGTTCCGAGTGATGATG GTGAAGATCTGCTTGATGCACTTGATAACAGTGCAGCAATGTTCAATTTGAACTATATAAGTGAAGATGATGGTGTCACGAAGAGGAGGAAAAAGAACTCCTATGGGAAAAGCGCAAGTAGTAAAAAAGTTGATGAAGAAGAGAGTGAGAGATGCTCAGATGCAGACATTGAGACTGGTATTGGCATTGATCTAGGGAAAATCGAATACGCTAGTGGAATAGCTGAGAAATTTCTCACGAAAAGgaagggaaagaagaaaaaagatagGCCTATATTAATGTGGGAAGTattagaagaagaaaatgatagATGGATTGAAGAGAATTTACAAATGGATATGGACCTGATGAATCAGAATGAGATATCAATGGAAACTGCTGAGCCTTCAGAGGACTTGATAATACCACTACTAAGATACCAGAAGGAGTGGTTAGCATGGGCTTTGAAGCAAGAGGAATCTTCTGCCCGAGGTGGCATCCTTGCCGATGAGATGGGGATGGGCAAGACTCTCCAGGCAATAGCGCTCGTTCTTTTTAAAAGAAGCATCTCAGCAGGAATTTCTGATGCTTACTTACCCTCATCTTCAGGCAGTTCCTCAAAGGAGTTGCCACAAATAAAGGGCACACTTGTTATATGTCCCCTGGTTGCTGTGATGCAGTGGGTTAGAGAGATTGATCGATTCACTGCCAAAGGAAGCACCAAAGTCCTCGTCTATCATGGTGCCAACCGAGCAAAAAATCTTTATCAGCTGTCAGATTATGATTTTGTTATAACAACATATGCAATTGTTGAGGCAGAATACAGAAAATATGTGATGCCTCCTAAAGACAAATGCCAGTATTGTGGAAAATTGTTTTATGAGCATAAGTTGAAAATTCACTTGAAATATATGTGCGGACCTGGTGCTGTTCGGACTGCTAAGCAGGCAAAGCAGCAAAGAAAGGATCCAAAGGGCAAGAAAATGCCGGATCTTGAGGTTAATACAAGGGAGATAAACAAAGGGAACAAAAATGGCATTGGTTGCAAGGAAATGGAAAATGATGATTCAGTTGATAATTCAGATATGACTAGCCTAACCACATCCAAGGGAAAATCTATTCTGCACTGTGCGGCTTGGGAACGTATTGTATTGGATGAG GCTCATTGTATTAAAGAAAGACGTAGCAATACAACTAGAGCTGTTCTTGCTCTACAATCTAGATACAAATGGGCTTTAAGTGGTACTCCCCTTCAGAATCGTGTGGGCGAGCTCTACTCACTT ATTCGCTTTCTCCAGATAGTTCCTTACTCGTATTATTTTTGCAAGGATTGCGATTGTCGTACGCTTGATTACAG TACAGCAGAATGCCCAGGATGTGAGCATAAAAATGTTCGGCACTTCTGCTGGTGGAATAGA TATGTTTCTACACCAATTCAAGATTCTGGCAGGAAGGGAGGTGGTAGAGGTGCTATGATTTTGTTAAAGCACAAAATCCTGAAAAGCTTAGTGTTAAGGCGTACAAAAAAGGGTAGAGCAGCTGACCTTGCGCTACCCCCTAGAATT GTTACATTGAGAAGAGATTCTCTCgatgttgttgaagaagactATTATACAGCACTCTACAACGAGAGTCAAGCACAGTTTAATAC ATATGTTGATGCAGGAACACTGATGAATAACTATGCCCACATATTTGATCTACTGACACGCCTTCGTCAG GCAGTTGATCATCCCTACCTCGTGGAATATTCTCTTACTTCAATGGAAAGAAAGGGCAAAGCAGTTGATACTGGAAGTGATGTAAAATGTGGCTTGTGTAATGACACCGAAGAAGACACAGTG GTCACATCATGTGGGCATACCTTCTGCAAACCTTGTTTGATCGATTTTAGTGCTAGCATGGGACAAAACTCTTGCCCTACTTGTTCAAAGCCACTTACTGTTGATTTCACCGCCAACAAAGCTGGGAAAGAACCAAGGTCAAAAACAACCGTCAAAGGATTCAGACCATCAAGTATTTTGAATAGAATCCGGCTTGATGATTTTCAGACAAGTACAAAAATTGATGCTTTG AGGGAAGAAATTCGATTTATGGTTGAAAGGGATGGTTCTGCCAAGGCAATTGTCTTCAGCCAGTTCTCGTCTTTCTTGGATCTCATACACTATGCCCTTCAGAAG tcTGGAGTGCAGTGTGTCCAGTTAGATGGGTCCATGTCAATGGGAGCTAGAGATACTGCTATAAAAAAGTTTACCGAGGATCCTAGTTGCAGAGTCTTTCTGATGAGCTTAAAAGCAGGGGGTGTCGCCCTTAATCTCACGGTAGCATCACAT GTTTTCTTGATGGATCCATGGTGGAATCCTGCTGTGGAGCGGCAGGCGCAAGACAGAATTCACCGAATAGGCCAATTCAAACCGATACG GATTGTGAGGTTTATTATTGAAAACACCGTGGAGGAAAGGATTTTAAAGTTGCAGGAGAAGAAGGAATTAGTATTCGAGGG CACGGTGGGTGGATGTTCGGAGGCACTGGCCAAATTAACAGAAGCTGATCTGAGATTCCTGTTTGTGACCTGA
- the LOC121810840 gene encoding uncharacterized protein LOC121810840, with protein MSSLTYPKLSLNVFIDKLKTKVLFAEANSDFINVLLSFITLPLGKIVTILQNHNGSDEAASIGSLTNLYKGLSDLDTAYFSTPGAKEMLLNPRSSFRAEWRKLAVDVTGAEPLQYYCCEDGNCSRNAFDNISVYSDIATCECGRSLNRGVRIEEGRGDDQAEAFICQLLKLWLTSETPLTDMIMKDTLDNPESDYWWLYNDDRHKIYNYAATESRKLVLRAFFHKSTNKFLFAEATDEFVELLFSFLAIP; from the exons ATGTCAAGTCTTACTTATCCAAAGCTGTCTTTGAATGTCTTCATCGACAAATTGAAAACAAAGGTATTATTTGCAGAAGCCAACAGCGATTTCATCAACGTTCTGCTGAGCTTCATCACCCTTCCATTAGGAAAAATCGTCACAATTCTCCAAAACCACAACGGATCAGACGAGGCAGCCTCCATCGGAAGCTTAACCAACCTCTACAAAGGCTTGTCTGACCTTGACACCGCTTATTTCTCCACTCCAGGCGCTAAGGAAATGCTGCTGAATCCACGGAGTTCTTTCCGAGCAGAATGGCGCAAACTAGCGGTTGATGTTACCGGCGCAGAGCCGCTGCAATACTACTGCTGTGAAGACGGTAATTGCTCTAGAAATGCTTTTGATAATATCAGCGTGTATTCCGATATAGCTACGTGTGAGTGTGGGAGATCGTTGAACAGAGGAGTACGCATTGAAGAAGGCCGGGGCGATGACCAGGCTGAAGCTTTC ATCTGTCAGCTGCTCAAGTTGTGGTTAACTTCTGAAACCCCATTAACGGACATGATAATGAAGGACACTCTGGATAACCCAGAATCTGATTATTGGTGGCTCTACAATGATGATCGTCATAAGATTTATAATTATGCTGCTACAGAGTCCAGAAAATTGGTCTTGAGAGCATTCTTTCATAAATCCACGAATAAATTCTTGTTTGCAGAAGCTACTGATGAGTTTGTAGAGCTTCTTTTCAGCTTTCTTGCTATTCCTTGA